ACTATGAGGGACGATTGCGACAGGCCGCCAGTGGACGCTTAGCCGAGGTGGGGGCGGTGATGCGCGAGCTGTCGGCAGCATTTCAGGAGATTGTAGCTACGGCTCGAACCAAGGATGAAAACAGATTGAATAGTCTGCTCGCTGCTTTGGCGGCCCGGGTATGCGAAGATTGTCGCTGGTATAGTTCGTGTTGGGAGAACGAGTTTTTCAAGACTTACCAGAACACGTTTGAATTATTATCCCTGGCGGAGGTTCACGGTGGTTTGGTAAAGGAAGACATTCCACCGGGAATACGGCATCAGTGCCAACGACTGCCGGAACTTCTGAGCGCCATTAATAATTTGTTTGATACATATAGAATCAACATGCAGTGGAAGCAACGGCTGGACGAAGAACGGGAAGTGGTGGCAGCACAACTGGCTGGGATGGCAGAAGTGATGGATAATCTGGCCGGAGAACTGAGAATAGATGTCAGGGCCCTAGCGGATGTGACCGCGGCAATTCAGGAGGAGCTGGTTCGGTACCACTTGGCAGCCGGAGCAGTGGAGGTGTGGCAGGGCCTGGGCGGAAAAGTAGAAATTGTAGTGCGGGATTTGGATTGCCCCGGGGGACGAGAGTGCGGCCCGCTGTTGGCGGCGGCACTGGGACGAGCTGTAGGGCAACCGATGAAGGTAGAAATTGACAGTTGTCGGTTAGGCGACGCTAAGGAAGGCTGTGCCCTGCGAGCAGGGCCGGCCCCCAGATATCGATTGATAGCGGCCGGTTACAGCCGGCCCAAACAAACCGGCGATGTATCCGGGGACTCGTTTAGTGCCGTGGAGCTGCCCGATGGACGGCAAGGGCTGATCTTAAGTGACGGTATGGGCAGTGGACCTAAGGCGGCGGCCGAGAGCCAGACGGCAGTGCGGTTGGTGGAGCGCTTGCTTACAGCGGGCTTAGGTAAGGATGTGGTGCTGCAGACGTTGAATTCGGTGTTGGGACTGCGGTCCACTGAGGAATGTTTTGCCACCTTGGACTTGGCGCTGGTGGATCCGTACACGGCGACGGCGGAATTCATCAAGGTGGGGTCTTGTCCCACGTTGTTAAAGCGGGGTCGCACCGTAACCGTGATCAACCCGGGGTCACCGCCGCTGGGCATCTTGCCGGTGGTAACGCCGGCGGTGGTTAAGAAAAATTTGCGCAGCGGGGATATGCTGGTGATGATCAGTGACGGGGTCTTGGAATGTGGCGATGAACGTGCCGCTGGGATCGATTGGCTGCTGAACTATGTGAAACAGAGCCGTGAAGAACCAAAAGAGCTGGCGCTGAGTATTTTGGCTCTGGCTGAGCGGCGAGCCGGCGGCGTACGCGATGATATGACTGTGTTGGCGGTGAGTGTAGAGGCGGCTTAGGGGCGGCAGCGGCTGAGTGTTAAGCAAGTAGTTTATGCCGATTTAACTCCGGGGACGGGGTTATTTTTTTGGTCTGAATTCCAGGGGGGATGTTAGGTTTTGGTTTAGCAGGAAATAATAGCAAGTGGGGAGAATATCGTTATGACGTCATACCAGCACGTTCCCTGGCAACCTCCAATTATGCGGAATGACACAGGGGTCATTCCCTTGTATTACCGAGGTCCATGCTGAGCGCATGTAGGGAACAAGCCCGGTTTCGTTCCGTAGCGGATTTCCGAAGTAGGTTGAGGGTGATGATTTTATGGATGAGTTTGTCAGAAAGGTACGCTCTACGTGCGAGCGATATGATTTATTGGCCCCGAGGGACAAGGTAATTGTGGCGGTATCCGGCGGGGCCGATTCTACGGCCATGCTGCTGGCACTAAAGGAATTAGCGCCGGAATATGATTTGCAGCTTTATGTGGCCCACTTGAATCATCTCATGCGGGGCGAACAGGCCGAGGCGGATGCCAACTGGGTGCAGGAGCTTTCGGCTCGCTTAGAGGTGCCTTTTTTTCGGCGAGACACTGATGTACCGGCGCTGATTGAGCGGCAAGGTCTAACGGTGGAACAAGCGGGTCGGGTAGCCCGCTATCGGTTTTATCGGGAGCTGGCCCAAGAGCTGGGCGCTACTAAAGTGGCTGTGGGCCAAACTCAAGATGATCAAGCGGAAACGGTATTGCTGCACCTTATTCGTGGCGCCGGCTTAGCCGGCATTGCCGGTATTCGGCCGAAAAGACGGACGGCCTATGGCTGGGTGATCCGGCCGCTACTTCAAGTAACCAGAAGAGAAACAGAGGCCTGCAGCGCGTCTTTTGGCTTGGTTCCCCGGCATGATCCTTATAATATCGATCCGGCTTATCTTAGAAATCGGATTCGCTACCAATTGCTTCCGTGGCTGCGAGACCAGGCTAACCCCAATATAAAGAAAGTATTGGCTCAGTCGGCGGCCGTCTGGCAAGAAGAGGACCGGTATTTAGCCGGGGTAACGGAGCGGGCCTGCCGGCAGGTACTGCAGACTCTCCAGCAAGGGGTTCGGGTGAACT
This window of the Bacillota bacterium genome carries:
- the spoIIE gene encoding stage II sporulation protein E; its protein translation is MSVDREAYKRLCPYPVRPVRKSWSLETGFSKDIRSNLILVFGCFLVGRANLLYGVVPFGPALFAAVLPQSRLTTGLIAGAIVAGLVTTVGFGQTLPYAMVLALLALGSARAEASWATPGRKAFALTAALLLVRGLTVWAGRGTWYDLGLVAFEALLAAVSSMIFAHGLPLALDYQPGTVFSNEQLMSLGLVVAVALAGTAGFPGELLVPGEILGRYLGVLLALAGGGTVGAAVGVLVATVAVVTGTAAAEQISILGFAGLLAGLLREAGKLGAALGYVLGELALSLYLLPDKLTWGRLLSPAVALILFALTPGGWIREAASLVPGTREQQGRQENYEGRLRQAASGRLAEVGAVMRELSAAFQEIVATARTKDENRLNSLLAALAARVCEDCRWYSSCWENEFFKTYQNTFELLSLAEVHGGLVKEDIPPGIRHQCQRLPELLSAINNLFDTYRINMQWKQRLDEEREVVAAQLAGMAEVMDNLAGELRIDVRALADVTAAIQEELVRYHLAAGAVEVWQGLGGKVEIVVRDLDCPGGRECGPLLAAALGRAVGQPMKVEIDSCRLGDAKEGCALRAGPAPRYRLIAAGYSRPKQTGDVSGDSFSAVELPDGRQGLILSDGMGSGPKAAAESQTAVRLVERLLTAGLGKDVVLQTLNSVLGLRSTEECFATLDLALVDPYTATAEFIKVGSCPTLLKRGRTVTVINPGSPPLGILPVVTPAVVKKNLRSGDMLVMISDGVLECGDERAAGIDWLLNYVKQSREEPKELALSILALAERRAGGVRDDMTVLAVSVEAA
- the tilS gene encoding tRNA lysidine(34) synthetase TilS, translating into MDEFVRKVRSTCERYDLLAPRDKVIVAVSGGADSTAMLLALKELAPEYDLQLYVAHLNHLMRGEQAEADANWVQELSARLEVPFFRRDTDVPALIERQGLTVEQAGRVARYRFYRELAQELGATKVAVGQTQDDQAETVLLHLIRGAGLAGIAGIRPKRRTAYGWVIRPLLQVTRRETEACSASFGLVPRHDPYNIDPAYLRNRIRYQLLPWLRDQANPNIKKVLAQSAAVWQEEDRYLAGVTERACRQVLQTLQQGVRVNSAQLNQLPLAIKRRVLRRAFAVVVGDDRNLSFEHTESLLALNSAPVGNVLHLPREVQAQRTYNEIILTLGRPARESIPAFCRPLAVPGVTTIPELGLDVHVAVDTKLAEISSDSLVATGVFDYNETGYSLYARNRREGDWFYPQGVGGRKKLSDFFIDCKIPRQERDRVLLLTNSTDIIWVAGLRVDARFVVRDKTSRRLFVQVRRSTRGQREEGDY